The following coding sequences lie in one Fibrobacter succinogenes genomic window:
- a CDS encoding Crp/Fnr family transcriptional regulator, translated as MITRLNATPISQILSKIPFWANLSSEEKALVSQRALTKSFNKDQIITSDHSACLGIILILKGGVRISLISDEGREITLYRAHAGEFCVSTASCVIHQLTFEANVSAEEDTTVLVIPSSVTARLMEMNIYVRSFVFEQETERYSQTIWAIQQMLFKKFDQRLATYFIDAYQSTGKPEIKKTQEEIARDVNSAREVVARMLKDFAAKGFVEIRRGKIVLKNAEGLKKLV; from the coding sequence ATGATTACAAGACTCAACGCAACGCCAATCAGCCAAATTCTTTCAAAGATTCCGTTTTGGGCAAACCTTTCTTCCGAAGAGAAGGCGCTCGTGTCGCAACGTGCCTTGACAAAAAGTTTCAACAAGGACCAAATCATAACAAGCGACCATTCCGCATGCCTCGGGATTATCCTCATCCTCAAGGGAGGGGTCCGCATCAGCCTCATTTCCGATGAAGGTCGCGAAATCACGCTCTACCGCGCCCACGCAGGCGAGTTCTGCGTTTCAACCGCTTCGTGCGTCATTCACCAGCTGACATTTGAAGCGAACGTTTCGGCAGAAGAAGATACGACCGTACTCGTCATTCCTTCATCCGTTACAGCCCGGCTCATGGAAATGAACATCTACGTGCGTTCATTTGTCTTTGAACAGGAGACAGAACGTTATTCGCAAACGATTTGGGCCATCCAGCAGATGCTCTTCAAAAAATTCGACCAGCGCCTCGCCACTTACTTCATTGACGCCTACCAAAGCACTGGCAAGCCCGAAATCAAGAAAACCCAAGAAGAAATCGCCCGCGACGTGAATTCTGCCCGTGAGGTGGTCGCCCGCATGCTCAAGGATTTTGCAGCCAAGGGGTTTGTCGAAATCAGACGCGGGAAAATCGTACTCAAGAACGCCGAAGGGCTGAAAAAGCTGGTATAG